A stretch of DNA from Besnoitia besnoiti strain Bb-Ger1 chromosome II, whole genome shotgun sequence:
ttagatagatagatagatagataagatagatagatagatagatagatagatagatagatatagatagatagatagatagaatagatagatagatagatagatagataggatagatagatagatagatagatagatagatagatagatagatagatagatagatagatagatagatagatagatagatagatagatagatagatagataggatagatagatagatagataatagatagatagatagatagattaGATAGATaaagatagatagatagatagatagatagatagaagatagatagatagatagatagatagatagatagatagatagatagatagatagatagatagatagatagataatagatagatagatagatagatagatagatagatagatagatagatagatagatagatagatagatagatagatagatagataagatagatagatagatagatagatagatagatagatagatagatagatagatagatagatagatagatagatagaaatagatagatagattagatagatagatagatagataagatagatagatagatagatagatagatagatagatagaatagaagatagatagataatagatagatagataaagatagatagataggatagatagatagatagatagatagatagatagatagatagatagataagatagatagatagatagatagatagatagatagatagatagatagatagatagatagatagatagattagatagatagaaaatagatagatagatagatagatagatagatagatagatagatagatagatagatagatagatagatagatagaatagatagatagatagatagatagatagatagatagataagaTAGATAAAAGATagaatagatagatagatagatagatagatagatagatagatagatagatagatagatagatagatagatagatagatagatagatagatagatagatagatagatagatagatagatagatatagatagatagatagatagatagatagatagatagatagatagatagaatagatagatagaagtagatagatagatattagatagatagatagaaatatatatatagatattcGTTTATTTTTATATACTTGGCATCGCAGGCGTATGTTTGACCTATGTTTAAGGACGCTCGCATTGCGGCTTCGCACCTGGTTGCCGCCGGCTGGGTCGATTTCTCGCGCGGTGCCCACGAAATCGTCGAGAAGCTCCTCGTAGTCGGCCGCGTTCTCGAGGGCCTCCATGACTTGACGCTCTGCGCCCGCACACGCACAGAAACCCCATTCACAGCAGCATGTCCAGGATGCAAAGATAGATTCTTCGAATGCGAAAAGCACCCCGTCTCTCCCCATGCATTCACGCAAATATGCACAGACTCGAGGATGTGCACGTGGACAAAGTCTCCCCAAACACAGGCTTTAAAGTACACGCATGCAAGTATACAGAAAcacacatataaatatatacatacatatatacatatatacatatatacatatatacatatattcatatatatatgcatagaGAGATAGAGAAGGTTGGCGAGACCCGCAGATCCAGATACACAAGTATACGCACAGAAACGTGAGTACGTAGCACCAAGTCCGCGTAAAGCTCATGGTTTTGGGGCGATACCGAGTCTCATCGTGTACCTTCCTTAGACATCGGGACTTCGCCCTGCTTCGCCTTTTGGGCCTTCCTGTGTTTCTCCGCTGTTGTCTCGACACGCTCAATCAAGAACACCGCCACCGAGGGACTGCGAAAGAACCGAAAAACGGCAGCGGAACTCCGAGGAAGCGTGAGCCGGCGGCCAACAAAAGCGAAGCGGGCACATACGCGACGCGCCGGGgaaaaaaagcgaagaacggcgaggctgcgtggtagagaagaagcgcgggaTGCAACGAagaaacgagagagaaacgaaCAAGGTCCGGCGCGGCCAGATACGACGGCAGGCAGGTGCAGACAGAGCGTGAATCTCCAACAAGGCCGCGACCGCTGCATTCTACATGCCAGTTTAATTTCGTTTGTTTCCTTACGACAAGATGCTGGGAGTAGTCGTATCCATCCTTCGGGAAGTAGCAGTCTTCGTCCTGCACACGCAACAAGACAGACGATGACCAGCGCAAGCCCCTTAACTCTCACTTCGGCGGGAAAAACACGCAGCTTTCCCTCGAAAACAATCTCAGTCTGCTCATGCATGCCCTCGGACTGTGCTGCCTCCCtccccgtcgccgtcgcgctttctcgccgtctcttTCAGACCCCCTCTGCGATATCCACGTGTCGCCGTTTTGAGAAGCGACTTGGCGCCTCTTCACGGATGTTCACGTGTCTTAAAGGCCCTGTTCTATTCTCTCCCATCTTCTCGTCTCACCAGTTCGTCAAGCGTAGGCTggtgctgctgtcgctctccCGCGCGACTGCTGCTCTGCTTCGacttcgcggcgagcgcctcctgcgcggcctgcaggagctcttcgtcgccgccgtaTACTTGATCGCACAAAAGGCGCTGGGCAGGGAGCAAGGAAGGAAACAAAGACAACGCGTTCTTCAGGGCTAAACCCCAGCCTCAGCACAGGGACGCATGCCAGCACGAAAAGGAAGGGAACCATTTGATGTCGTCCTCCGTTATTTTTCTCAAAGGTGACGCGACgtgaggcaggcgccgccgtaCAACGCCCCTCACAGCAAACGAATACCAAAAGGGCGGCATTACACGGTCGCCGTAAGATCGAAGCAGGGCAGGGAGCAACGAGTTAGCGACACGCCAGTGAAGAACAGTATCAGGCGCACGCAAAGAGTCAGCTGATACCAGTACGCATTCCACCGCCCAGCACCCGACAGGTGGGATCATGTAGGCGGGGCGAAGGTCTTCTGAAACTTTTGTATGTAGTCTTACTCGATTCTCTTCGTCGAGGTTGGAGTGAATGCCAAAGTGCTCAGGGCtgaggacgcgaaggaggtCGTTGGGCAGCACGTCTCGAAAGCGATTCTGCACAAGAAGGCATTCATGCTTTCTGACGTGAAtagaggaagaggaaacgTTTCTTGAAGGGTACCGCTAGACTCCCGCTGCAGTTGCCATCAAACGCTACAGCGGCCAACCCCCGAAGTTACCGAATATCTTCCACAGTAAAAAATCGATTCTTCCGTAAGCAGCGAAACAAAGCACAGGATGCACTTCAGGACACGGAGTCGTTCAAAAAAGCATGTCTGCGCGGCAAGACTTCCGTGCACGCAAGCCGACAAAAACACTGGCACACGCCACTCAATCTCTgcaagcatatatatatatatatatatatatttatacatatttatacaAAAAAGGAGGTCTTTGCCCTGAGTGTCTTGTACGACGGCGGCAGGCATCATGGCAGTTCCTTATCAGTTCTCAACTTCGTAGCCGCCCGCCTTCACGGGGGAAGTTACGGAGACTGAGAGACATGTAATAGAGAAAATAGCTAGCTTCTCTCCCAGTCCCCCTCAAGTCCGGTTTCGTGACACGCATAGGACGCGTATACAACACATGTACGCACATCGGTATTCGGAGGCACTTGTGCAGACTTGAAAACAGTCGTTCGGAAATGTAAATGCCGAAGATGGATTCGAGTCTGACCTTCTTGAGGGCGTTGGGTGGAATGACTCGCTGCAGGGCCATTTTCTGTGCGTTTTGAGAAGACTGCTGCGTTGCAGGgtcggcgaaggaggcggcgacaaGTCGAAAGGTGACCGCCGAGGGACTGTTTTTGTCGAATTTCTTCTTCCTAGAAGTCTTTTTGCCAGCCTTTGCGGGCGCGTCTTGCGAGGGAGCCGCGCAGACCTTCTTCCATTCTCCTGCGGCGTTGCAATCGTGTGACGCcgtgctcgcctcctccgcctccggccTTCCTTCGTCTGTTGACGCTTTTGTTTTTGCCTGTAAGACCTCCATCTTGTCGTCGATCGGCGAGACACCTCAGCAGTTGCAAAGCCAAAAGCGAAGGGCGCTTCTGGTGGTGCAGGCAAGTGCTGAGAAACGCACGCGAGCGTACATGCGCGCGTAGGCTTTCAAAAAAGATGGATGAAATGATCCATGTAGACAAGTCGCAGCGCaagcgagggagaaaacTCTAACCTGCTCAGAACATGGCCAGCGTCCACCGACGCAGCAACGCTCCGGTGTATAGAAAGCTGTAGAGCTGGAAAGATGGCAGGAAAGTCGGTCCGCGCAAAATACAGTGGGACGAGTCACTCAGTCACGCAGAGTGAGAAGGGCTTCGGTTATATCCGGCAGTTGCTGGAGAAGATGCTAAATCGCATGCAAGGCATTGAGATTTGCCGGAAGGGCTTTGAGCCCCTTCCATGCGAAGGTAGCATCGAGAAATTCACCGCGGAAAAACGTTTCAACGGTCAAGCCCACCGCCGCGAGAAATCTGCCCGTTCCGACTGCTGGAAGGAGAAAGAAACACAAGGTATAGAACGAGCTAAACAGCACAGTATCGCAGTGAACTTGAGTATATATTTCTgtcatgcatgcatgcagagaaatCCGGCCGTACTAGAGAGCATCGACAGCGTGACCCTGTGGGACCAGCCTTTGCGTTCTCTTCAAAAATACGGGGGAAGTGGTGACTCCTCTTGCAGTTTGCcagttttcttcttttcaaCACACGCGGTTGGAGGCACAGCTGAGCTGCGATAGAACCAGGCGTGCTTGATAGTAATTCCCCCCGGCGTTGCCAGCGGGCACAAAGTGACTACCACGCTCTTCGTGGGGGGCGAGCCGTCTCTGAGGCCTTCGCTGGAACGGATGCTTTCATATAGGAGGTTTTGGGGAGAAGGACCACCAAAAAAGTGAGCAACTCCACACAGAATGAGACATATATCAGGTGAGTCTAGGCTGCAGCCGATTCGTCGCGGTTTTCCTCTTGATTCTGATAACGCAACCTACCATGGGAGCTCTTGGTCGGAGACGAGACAACTCGAAGAAATGAGATATAGGGAGCCGTGAATATGTAGCCGTGATTATATAAAAGAAATCGATGTATAGGCCGGCGGCCTTACGCAGGGAACGATGCTGTTAAACGGTATACGCGTGGCACAGTTCACTGTGCCAGAAAACCGTGCAAAGTGGTACAAAAACATTGGGTAAACGCAACTAACGCTTCGTGATGCAGAAGCACGATGTATCACCTCTGGCCCCCAAGTTTCTGGATTAATGACCTAGCGTCACAGCTGCGTAACCGCGCCTGAAATTTTCACACAGGTGTTTCCTCCGCCGGGTGTTCGTTGGACCCACTGAGAGCCACAGTGTTGTCGACCAGTCAGCCGTTCCACCTACTGGCCACACCAAGTCAGCCTagtgaatatatatatatatatatatatgcgtaaGCCGAAATTGACTTCGTGCCACATTCAGATCGAGAGAGTCGAGAGCCGATCGCTCTGCCTACGCGTAAGGCGTGGCGGCgatgcagagaagacagcTAATGACTGCGGAACTCTTACAAGGTCTCACAGATTTATCAGCACCTAAGAGCGTGACGGAAAACTGGAACTAGAATCCAAGCTTTCATTCATTGAGGACCATGGCGTGTGCAGTCGTATATCCCGACAATAAGGTATAGAAGGCCTCAGCAAGAATTTTAGTCCAcgtccttcgtctctcgctgctgctgttaGCAAGTGCGGCCACGAGCCGCCCAGCGGAATGGCCGTGCCCACGAATGTTTGCGCAAAGTGCCCTATTTTATTTTTTTGAAGCACTTTTGCGCTTATTATAAATTGTTTGAATTTTATTACCGGATACGGACCGAACTGTCTCACGACGTTCTGACCGCTATAATGGGCGAACAGACCAACGCTTGAGATCTGCTACAGCCTCAGGATGCGACGAGCCGATATCGAGTCGCCATTTTAAATTATTAATTAGATTAATATTTTTGACTTCAAAATTAACCCATATGGTTGAAGATAATTTAATTATTACATCTATCTTTACAAATAAATTAGAAATAGGCAGGAATTTTTTTAATAATAATAATTTTAAATTATTAATTAGATTAATACTTTTGACTTCAACATTGACCCATATGGTTGAAGACAATTTAATTATTACATCGATCTTTACAAATAAATTAGAAATAGACAGGAATATTTTTTTAATAATGATAATTTTAAATTATTAATTAGATTAATACTTTTGACTTCAAAATTGACCCATATAGTTGAAGATAATTTAATTATTACATCTACCTTTACAAATAAAGTAAAAATAAACAGGAATTTTTTGAGGGGTAGTGAAATGCGAAGAtacgaaaaagaagaaaacgtaTTAGTGATTGACTGATTAATTTGTCTTATAATCATATTATTATCTTTTCAATCTTTTTGAATAAAATTTTTCAATCTACTTTCATAAAATTAAAAATTTAGAAACACCAAAGATAATTCTTTATTTATTCAAACTGGAACGAGTCCCTTCTTCcttatttatttatatacGTGTGGCTGAGTGGGCAAAAgcgtttgtttttttctATTCGTAAAACCAAATTTTCCACATGAACAAGTAGTTAAAATACTTTTTTAATATTTTAAAAGATTTATTTTTATCAAAATTGTTTTCCCTATTATgatattatattatataaATTAGGTGCCCCGTCAATTCCTTTGAGTTTCACTCTTGGGGGCGTCCTATTCAGGCGGGATACATAACGCGTCAGCGACTCAAAAGGTCCGTCTCTTCACTGTGGCTGGCGTCACGTGTAAATAATCCAAGTCGGTGTCTGCGCATGCCTATACTGTGGCTTGGGGGATATATCCAGTAATCTTCTCTCAAGGCAAGCGAAGCTCGTTTCGCATTTTTTCAGAAAACCGCAGGTGTTTTGGGTGGATTGTAGTTTTGACTTCAGCACTAGAACCGCAAGGCTGGGCtgggagaggcgcaggaacGCAGAAGCCGCTACCGAGGTTTGCTGACGGATCATACGTTTACAACGTTCCATGTCGTCCTTGGGGCTTCACGCAACAGTGTATCCTCATGTTTGTCTATCAAAGTCGGAACGTTCTTTtcctgctgcttctcgagCGCTTTATTTCCCTTGTATATTtgccggagggcgcgcgtgCCAGAAATCCCTCTGTTGGGAATACAGTTGAACGTATCCGCTTCGAAATGCCTGGGCTTTTTCCCTGCTCCACTGTGGCTCGTGTCGGTCACCGCGGCTCGACAGAAGGTTTTATTATAAATGACAGTCTGCGTCAACAACAGCCCACTGGATTCGGCAGCTAACCGCTCGCTTAGGGCCAGTGCCTTCCCGTACGCATGCTTTGTTCAAAATAGTAACGTTTGTCGTTTTAACGTCTGTCTTGACACCGAAAAAAGGTATGCTCTCCCAACTTACAATTCACATCCTGCGTATGATAGAGCCTCCCTTGTGCGTATACGTCCCCTGTTATGGTTCGGTATTCCTGTTCCTTCTCTGCCGGATATTTGATTCGGTTTTCGCGGTTTGTCAACTGGCTTT
This window harbors:
- a CDS encoding hypothetical protein (encoded by transcript BESB_038170) — its product is MEVLQAKTKASTDEGRPEAEEASTASHDCNAAGEWKKVCAAPSQDAPAKAGKKTSRKKKFDKNSPSAVTFRLVAASFADPATQQSSQNAQKMALQRVIPPNALKKNRFRDVLPNDLLRVLSPEHFGIHSNLDEENRRLLCDQVYGGDEELLQAAQEALAAKSKQSSSRAGERQQHQPTLDELDEDCYFPKDGYDYSQHLVSLGGGVLD